The window GGCAAATTCAACTTCCTTCTTGGCGTTGGCGAGACGGAGCTGAATGACTTCTTCGCTGTCGGTTCCGCGACCACGGAGGCGGCGTTCCAATTCTTCGTCGCTAGGCGGAAGAATCAAGATGCCCGTGGCAGTGGGGTAGACCTTGTCAAAGTTGACCTTGCCGAAAACATCAAGGTCAAAGAGAACTCGGTTTCCTTCGGCTAGAGTCTTTTCCACAAAACTCTTGGGTGTGCCGTAATAGTTTCCGTGGACTTCGTTCCACTCGATAAGACCATCTTCCTTGATCAGCTGTTCGAATTCTTCCTTGGTCTTGAAGAAATAATGGACGCCGTCTACTTCGCCGGTTCGAGGCTTGCGGGTGGTTGCGGAAATGGAATACTTGATGTCCGGAAAATCAGGAAGGACCATCTTCTGCAAGGTGGACTTTCCTGCGCCACTGGCGGAACTCATTACGAATAATTTTTTCTGCATAGATATAATTCGGTTTTGGTTAAAGGATAAAGGATAAAGGATAAAGGTTAAAGGATAAAGATATTTCTTTACGCTTTAAACTTTACGCTATTCTTGTCTTCAATGTACAGCGGACGTTGCTTGACTTCATCATAGATTCTTCCGATGTATGCCCCTAGAATGCCGATGGTCATCAGCTGGACGCCAGAGAAGAATACGATTGCAGTCATCAGGGATGCCCACCCAGGAACGGTTGTTGCTGGAGAGAGAATCTTTTCCAAAATAGACCAGATGAAAACGCCGAAACCGACTAAGGTTGCGAAAGCACCCATGTAGAAACTGATCTTTAACGGAGAGGAACTGAATCCGGTAATGCCGTCTACAGCGAGGCGGACCATCTTTTTAAGAGGGTATTTGGATGTGCCTGCGGTGCGTTCTGCTCGGTCGTACTTTACGCCGATTTTCTTGAAGCCGACCCAGCAGACTAGGCCGCGAAGGAACCTGCTTCGTTCCGGAAGGTTCTTCAGCTGGTCTACGACACAGCGGTCCATAAGGCGGTAGTCGCCGGTGTCGGGAGGAATGTCGATGCTGGTCAGCTTACCAATAATTCGGTAGAAGGCAAAGGCGGTAAAGCGTTTGAACAGGGTTTCCCCCTTGCGCTTGTTGCGTTGAGCGTAGACAACCTGGTAACCTTCACGCCATTTTTCCATCATTTCGTGAATGAGTTCCGGAGGGTCCTGCAGGTCGCCATCAATAATCACAACGGCATCGCCTGTGGCGTGGTCCAGGCCTGCGCTGAATGCTGCCTGATGTCCAAAATTTCTGCTGAAGTTTACGATCTTGTTGTTGGGATTGCCTGGTAAAAGACTTTCCACAATTTCACGAGTTCGGTCCTTGGATCCGTCGTTCACAAAGATCAATTCGTGCTCAACGTCTTTCAGAACGTCCTCGAGAACCTCGTAGGTCTTGGCGACGATTTCTTCTTCGTTGAATACGGGGATGATTACGGATAGTAGCATCTTTACCTACGGGATAAGCACAGCGTTTACAAAGTCTACGTGACTGCAGTCGATTCCTGCCTTGGGAATGGACTTCAGGGTTAATTTCTGAACGCCTTCAATGCGGGCAGTCAGCGTGTGGACGATACCGTTCTGGAATACAGGGCTGGCAGCAAGCTTTTGACCGTCACCTTCAATTTCTACGAAAACGCCTTCGCTGCAGAGGGATTCGTCATCAAGGCCAACGCTGGTACGGAATGCACTGAACTTTCCTTCGACGTTAAAGACCGTTGTAGAAGGAGCGTGCATGCCGAAACCGTTGGTAAATACGTTGCCGTCGATGGTGAGCTTATTGCCTTCGATGGATTCGTTCTTGTGGATTTTTCCCCAGCCCTGGCTGTGGCTTTCGTAGTCCACGTCCGACAAGGAAACGATTCCGCCGGCGTTGTTGAAGTAGGAACTGGATACGTCGGCGATTCGCTTGCGGCTAGTTCTATTGCTTACGATAAAGCGAATCTGGTTGTAGCCAGGCTGCATTGCGTCTACGGAAATCGCCTGCACTGCGGTGCCCTGTTCATAGGTTTCCGATGCGACAATCTTGTTGTTCACAGTAATGACCAAGTCCCAGTCTCGGCTTGCCTGGCTTGTTTCGTTCAGAGAGTACTTGAACAATACGGAGTCGGTTACGATGACGTTTACATCAGTATTCTCGTCAATCTCGTGAAGATTGGATTCTTGCGCCGAGGCTTTTACCAGGCTTGGTGTTTCTACGGCTATGACGTTCTTGGTGTTGTAGCTTCGTCTGCCATTGAACTTGGCAATTTGAACCCAGTAGTTATTGGTGATCAAGATGTTCTGGACGCCATCCAGGTCCATTTCCTTTTCGAAGACATCGCAGGTTGTGGGTATTCTGTGTTCCACAGCCTTTTTATGGTAGGTCTGGCTATCCCAGCAGTCTAGCCCGCGGATGTAGTAGACTTCGCCTTCATACTTGTCTACAAGCGCCTGGAGGTTTTCGGAACTCATTTGGCGAGCCCGGTCGTAATGGATCGAAGAAATTCCGTAACCCACAAAGTGCCAGGGGCGCCCGTAAATGAACAACCTGTCCTTCTTGGGCATTTCCTTGAGCCAGTTGAGGATTTCGTATTCCTCGATGGTCAAGTGGTTACGGTTGTACATGATGTTCTTGTTGAAGTCTTCCTTGTAATGGGCAGTCCAACCGGTGAAACCGAGGGCGGCGCACAACGCGGTGGCTAAGGTCACCTTGGCCAGAGCCGGGCCCGTCGTCATGCTTCTGGCTGTTGCCGAGACAAGGTGGGCAACAGGAAGTGCTGCCACGAAGGCCATGCTGGGGAGCATCACCAGGCTGTATCGTTGGTTGATTTCGATGCTAAAATCGCCAGAGACGTTTTCCAGGATGACATAGGTCTGCAGATGATAGAGGACGAGGAAGGCGAGAATCTTGAGGTAAAGGAACTTGTCTTCGCCTTTCTTGGAAACAATGTCGTATACCGCCCTGAAAATCAGGTAGATTCCACCAATGGCAAACAGGTAATTGAAGTAGGTCAGGAACGGATTGGACAGCTCTCCGTTTTCCTTTAACGGCTTGGTCATGACTTCCCAGTTCTTGGCAAGGTCTTCTAGGAAGTGTCCATGAGCCTCAAACTCGCCGCCCTGGAATCCAAAACCCTGGAAGTAACTGATGGTCAGAAGGACCGGTGCAGAGAACAGGGACAATGTGACAAAGAAGGTGGGAGTCTTGGCGCTCTTTGTTTCCAGCATCTTGGAAAGAGCAATCAGGATAAAGGGGGCAAAGCAGAAAACGGTTTCCTGTCTTGTCTGGCCGAAGAAGGCAAGAACCAGTGCAGCCAAGGCCCAGTGCTTCAGGGTGTTCCTGTCGTAGGCCCACTTGAACGTCAAAAGGGAAAGGGCGGAAAGGAAAATGTAAAGGGGCTCTACGGACATGGATCTGAACTGGAATAGAACCGTAGGCTGAAGTGCTGTAAGTAATGCGGCGAAGAATGCAAGCAGGGGCTGTCTTGTCCATGCCACAATGGCAAGGAACATTAGCAGAACCGACAGGGGTAATAACAAAAGTTCAAGGTTGAAAACCCAGTGAAGGTCGGTTCCAAGCAGGGGCATGCCTACCAGGTAAAGGAATGCCAGTCCCTTGGTCTTGAAACTGTTGGATTTGGCAACGCAGTTGAGTTTTCCATTTTCAAAGAATCCCTGGTTGCAGGTTCCGGATTCCTGGTTGTAGTACATGTTCTGTGCCAGGGACAGGAATATGCTTTCGTCACTTTGAACGCGGTGACGGGCCTCGATCTGGGTGCCTGCAAATATGGCTACGGCAATGGCAAAACACACTGCCAGAATGGAAAATCTTTTTTCGGGAAGTATTCCTTGAATCCAGCTGGCGATATCCTTACGCAGGATTACGATAAGGACGATTGATGCAACAAGTTGAATCAGGAAAAGTGGGAGAGGAAGACTTAAGTCCAGTTGACGGATAAGATCTTTCTGCCCCACATTCGGTCCAAGATAAATCAAGAAAGGAATGGCTAGCGCAACAATCAACCCGATGATAGTACCGGGGTGTGCCAGGTTCTTTACAAGTCCAAGTATATAGGATTTCATTCCATAAATATAAGATTATTTATCGAATGGCCTTGGTATAGAATGGCTTGCCTTGATGAGTTATATGGATTATGAAAGGATGGCTGACGTCTTGCAGTTGAATTTCAACGGAGGATTCGTTTAAATTCCTGGACATTAAAAGGTTGCCGTTGGGGCTGACCAGATGGAGCTTGCTGTTGCCCTTGGGAAGATTCTGTACAGACAAAGTATTTTTACGGAGGGCCACATTGACATTGTTTGCCCTTTGGGCTACAAGAATCTGGCTTTCGTCGCTACTTGAGGATTCCTCTGGAGGTAATTCCGTCTCGCTGCTGGACGATACTTCTAGGTTTTCGCTACTGGACGATTTTTCTCGGCTTTCACTGCTGGAAGAAAGTTCCGGTTCTTCACTGCTAGAAGATACTGCCTCTTCGCTGGAAGAACTTTCCTCGGTTTCGCTGCTGGAGGAAATCTCCTCGCTGGATGAAGAAAGAATTTCGTTTGCCAGGCTTGCGTTGAAGGATACGAACCTGTAACCGCTATCTTCAGTGATGTCGGTCAGAGCGATTTCCATGTCGGTCTTGTCCCACATGATAAACTTGTCGAAACGGCTGACCTTGTTGCGGCCTGTGCCAGGGAAGACATCGGTGGTGATGTTGTAAAAGCTGCCCTTTCCATCTGCTTCGATAAGGTCCACATGCATTCGTTCCGGTGTATTCACCTTGGCTGAATCCCAGATGTTCTTGTTGTAGTCGATGTGCCAAATCAGCATGCCGTGGTTGGGGAGTCCAATGTCAAAATCAACGGGGCTGCGGTATTCCATCAGGTAGAACTCGTCGCGGTTCTCGGGATTGGTAACCTGCAAGGCCATGCTGTCAATGCCATAAAGGTTTGTTGGACCAGATTTGGTTAATTCCGTTGCCTTGAGCCAACCTAGGGATATCTTTTCGAAGGCGGAAAGATTGGGTGGCGTACATGAGACAGGGTATTCGTTGTAATAGCAGTTGTAGGAACCTAGGTCCATGACGTCCCAGTTGCCTGGGGTGAAAAGACTTTCGTCGGAGGAATAAATGTCGGCTAGCCCAAGGATATGGCTAAACTCGTGAATGAATGTTCCTACGCCTGCAGGAATCTTTTTCCCCTTGGTGTATGCCATTCCGTCTAGTTCCGCGGTGCAGGCGTAGGGCTGTACGTAATATTTCGGAGTCCTGGTAACCTGCTTTCTATTGGGAATGTACCACATGTGTGGCCAGATTGTTGTTTCGACACCGGAATCGCTGGCTCCGGGCCCTGCGTAAATCATGTGGACGAAATCCAGATAATGATCACCATCCTGGTCGTACTTGTTGAAATCGATGGTACCCCACTTCATGAGGGTGTCTAGAGCTTCCATTAGTGCCACGGCGGCACCGGCGTCGCCATAGATAGACTTGGGGCCATATCCGGTAGCGGCATCCTTGGATAGTGTTACAGGGCCCACAACGTCATAAGTGGGGATGAAGGCTCCCTTTGAATTTTTTGTGAAATAGTCCTTGACACTACCTTGATTATTATAGTCGTGGAAGTCTTCTTCGTTCAGAAAACGGCTGAAGAAGGCCTCGGGTTTTTCCACAGAGAACTGAATGTCCTTGAACTGCACCAGAATGACGAGGGCTCTTTTTTCTCCGGAGTTCAGAACCGGCTTTAGGGCGGGCATCCTTAATGGTTGCGGAATGTATTCCCTGGACAGGTCAATGTCTTGGGTGAAATGTATTTGCTCGAAGGCTCCGTCCTCGAGGATTTTTCCGTCGGAAGTTACCTTGTAATGGTGTTTTTCGTCGCCGACGTCTTTTACCTGGATTGTGGAACCGTCCGGTTGGGTGACGGTGTAATACCTGTTGGATGCAGGCGCGGCCCAAATAGCCCCAACAAGGGCTGTTGCCAGAAGAACCGTCTTTTCCCAAATACTCATATCTTAAATATGTGTTTTTTTCGGGAGAAAAATCTTGTGCAAAGTTGATTTTACCCTCGTAACGTCCAAAATCAGGAAACGAACCACTGTCTTTTTGTTCAGTAAAAATGACCGGTTTTCGTGAGAAACTCTGATTTTGGACACGTTGGCTTGTGGGGTTGGTTAAAAAAAACTACATTTGGCTCAAATTTTTAGAACGGCTCATCGTTCTATCTATCTAGAGAGAGGTAAAAAAGTGCAAGACGCGATCGTTACTAAAGCGGCCGACAACGTTCGAATTCTTTCCGCTGCCATGGTGCAGAAGGCAAAGTCCGGTCATCCGGGTGGAGCCATGGGTGCTGCAGACGCTATCACCCTGCTTTTCGCAGAATTCCTCCGCTTCGATCCTGAAAATCCCAACTGGGAAGCCCGTG of the Fibrobacter sp. genome contains:
- the gmk gene encoding guanylate kinase — encoded protein: MQKKLFVMSSASGAGKSTLQKMVLPDFPDIKYSISATTRKPRTGEVDGVHYFFKTKEEFEQLIKEDGLIEWNEVHGNYYGTPKSFVEKTLAEGNRVLFDLDVFGKVNFDKVYPTATGILILPPSDEELERRLRGRGTDSEEVIQLRLANAKKEVEFAKTKGKYEYVIVNDDVEKAADELRAILKK
- a CDS encoding glycosyltransferase family 2 protein, with the protein product MLLSVIIPVFNEEEIVAKTYEVLEDVLKDVEHELIFVNDGSKDRTREIVESLLPGNPNNKIVNFSRNFGHQAAFSAGLDHATGDAVVIIDGDLQDPPELIHEMMEKWREGYQVVYAQRNKRKGETLFKRFTAFAFYRIIGKLTSIDIPPDTGDYRLMDRCVVDQLKNLPERSRFLRGLVCWVGFKKIGVKYDRAERTAGTSKYPLKKMVRLAVDGITGFSSSPLKISFYMGAFATLVGFGVFIWSILEKILSPATTVPGWASLMTAIVFFSGVQLMTIGILGAYIGRIYDEVKQRPLYIEDKNSVKFKA
- a CDS encoding NPCBM/NEW2 domain-containing protein, which produces MKSYILGLVKNLAHPGTIIGLIVALAIPFLIYLGPNVGQKDLIRQLDLSLPLPLFLIQLVASIVLIVILRKDIASWIQGILPEKRFSILAVCFAIAVAIFAGTQIEARHRVQSDESIFLSLAQNMYYNQESGTCNQGFFENGKLNCVAKSNSFKTKGLAFLYLVGMPLLGTDLHWVFNLELLLLPLSVLLMFLAIVAWTRQPLLAFFAALLTALQPTVLFQFRSMSVEPLYIFLSALSLLTFKWAYDRNTLKHWALAALVLAFFGQTRQETVFCFAPFILIALSKMLETKSAKTPTFFVTLSLFSAPVLLTISYFQGFGFQGGEFEAHGHFLEDLAKNWEVMTKPLKENGELSNPFLTYFNYLFAIGGIYLIFRAVYDIVSKKGEDKFLYLKILAFLVLYHLQTYVILENVSGDFSIEINQRYSLVMLPSMAFVAALPVAHLVSATARSMTTGPALAKVTLATALCAALGFTGWTAHYKEDFNKNIMYNRNHLTIEEYEILNWLKEMPKKDRLFIYGRPWHFVGYGISSIHYDRARQMSSENLQALVDKYEGEVYYIRGLDCWDSQTYHKKAVEHRIPTTCDVFEKEMDLDGVQNILITNNYWVQIAKFNGRRSYNTKNVIAVETPSLVKASAQESNLHEIDENTDVNVIVTDSVLFKYSLNETSQASRDWDLVITVNNKIVASETYEQGTAVQAISVDAMQPGYNQIRFIVSNRTSRKRIADVSSSYFNNAGGIVSLSDVDYESHSQGWGKIHKNESIEGNKLTIDGNVFTNGFGMHAPSTTVFNVEGKFSAFRTSVGLDDESLCSEGVFVEIEGDGQKLAASPVFQNGIVHTLTARIEGVQKLTLKSIPKAGIDCSHVDFVNAVLIP
- a CDS encoding M6 family metalloprotease domain-containing protein → MSIWEKTVLLATALVGAIWAAPASNRYYTVTQPDGSTIQVKDVGDEKHHYKVTSDGKILEDGAFEQIHFTQDIDLSREYIPQPLRMPALKPVLNSGEKRALVILVQFKDIQFSVEKPEAFFSRFLNEEDFHDYNNQGSVKDYFTKNSKGAFIPTYDVVGPVTLSKDAATGYGPKSIYGDAGAAVALMEALDTLMKWGTIDFNKYDQDGDHYLDFVHMIYAGPGASDSGVETTIWPHMWYIPNRKQVTRTPKYYVQPYACTAELDGMAYTKGKKIPAGVGTFIHEFSHILGLADIYSSDESLFTPGNWDVMDLGSYNCYYNEYPVSCTPPNLSAFEKISLGWLKATELTKSGPTNLYGIDSMALQVTNPENRDEFYLMEYRSPVDFDIGLPNHGMLIWHIDYNKNIWDSAKVNTPERMHVDLIEADGKGSFYNITTDVFPGTGRNKVSRFDKFIMWDKTDMEIALTDITEDSGYRFVSFNASLANEILSSSSEEISSSSETEESSSSEEAVSSSSEEPELSSSSESREKSSSSENLEVSSSSETELPPEESSSSDESQILVAQRANNVNVALRKNTLSVQNLPKGNSKLHLVSPNGNLLMSRNLNESSVEIQLQDVSHPFIIHITHQGKPFYTKAIR